In Meles meles chromosome 14, mMelMel3.1 paternal haplotype, whole genome shotgun sequence, a single window of DNA contains:
- the TEX26 gene encoding testis-expressed protein 26, producing MAQPEPEAACPSQRGHKIQPSDANWDSYATTMRTAYAPKTGAVPALIRQKSIRRLGYTYSLSDPIPNQTQYNDEYVWKSHSKEDLIKIGTSRGIRRHKCHPSQDIFPWTLPQGQPAASIKSYLPWKIAATEEEVRKAISNQFISNTRRDFVDKAKAQKIKESSPMSLEWKNLLPRPADTEFRRNYQVPAKIPELQDFSFKYGCYSSLPVASQGLVPAVLRSHMRNQERTKKQTIYQSDYGKSYLDFLTILDSFTPSQVTEYLQGVSYKDRQILDRFLRSHCDFGVGQKNKGNSSSEKN from the exons GTGACGCCAACTGGGATTCCTACGCCACCACCATGAGGACCGCATACGCACCGAAGACCGGAGCCGTGCCTGCTTTAATTCG CCAAAAAAGTATCAGAAGACTAGGATATACATATTCACTTAGTGACCCTATTCCCAATCAGACACAGTACAATGATGAGTATGTTTGGAAATCACATTCTAAAGAAGACTTGATCAAAATTGGGACTTCAAGAGGAATCAGGAGACACAAATGTCACCCCAGTCAA GACATCTTTCCCTGGACACTACCTCAAGGTCAACCAGCAGCATCAATAAAGAGCTATCTCCCTTGGAAAATCGCTGCTACAGAGGAAGAGGTTAGGAAGGCAATATCAAATCAATTTATTTCCAATACTAGAAGAGATTTTGTGGACAAAGCAAAAG CTCAGAAGATTAAGGAAAGTTCTCCGATGTCTCTGGAATGGAAAAATTTACTTCCCCGACCCGCAGACACTGAATTTCGACGGAATTACCAAGTTCCAGCTAAAATTCCCGAGTTGCAGGATTTTAGTTTCAAATATGGATGCTATTCAAGCCTACCAGTTGCTTCTCAGGGTCTAG TCCCTGCTGTGCTGCGCAGCCACATGAGGAATCAAGAACGCACAAAGAAGCAGACTATATACCAAAGCGATTATGGAAAATCCTATCTGGATTTCTTAACGATTTTAGACTCATTTACTCCCTCTCAAGTCACAGAGTACCTTCAGGGTGTTTCTTACAAAG acAGACAAATTCTCGATCGCTTTCTCCGCTCTCACTGTGACTTTGGCGtgggacagaaaaataaaggaaacagttcaagtgaaaaaaattga